In Desulfosudis oleivorans Hxd3, the DNA window GTGTTTTCCTCGTCGCTCAGCGGCGTAATCGTGTTGCCCAGCTCCAGGGTGTAGTTGCGGCCTTCCACATCCACATCGTCCCATACCTTGCCGTGGACGCCGACCCATTGGGCGCTGACCGCGTCAAACACCTGCTTGATATGTTCTGGAAGCGCGTTCCATTTATCCTTGTTCATCACCACGAACATGGCCGTGGTATAGCCGATGTCCCGGCAGTCGGTGGTGTGTTTGATCACCTCGGCCTGGCGCCACCCTTTAAGGGTCTCAATGGGAGCAAAGGTGCCCTCCACCACGCCCTTCTGCAGGGCCTCGTAGGTGGCGCCCTGGGACATGGCCACAGGCACGCCGCCAAGGGCCTCCACCACCTTGGCGCTCAGGCCGGTGGAGCGGACCTTGAGACCCTTCATCTCTTCTAAGGAGGTCACCGGTTTTTTTGCATGCAGCAGGCCGGGGCCATGGGCATGAATGTACAGCACCTTGACATCGTTCAGCTCTTCGGGCTGCATCTTTCTGTAAAAGGCGTCCGCGGCCCGGGTGGCCACCGTGCCGCTGGCATAGCCCAGGGGCAGGTCAACCGCCTCCATCACCGGAAACCGGCCACGGGTGTAGGCAAAACAGGACATGCCCAGGTCGGATATACCGCTGACCACGCCGTCATAGCAGGCATCGGCCTTGGTCAGGGTGCCGCCGGGGAAAATATTGATCTTGACCGCGCCGCCGGTCCTGGTTTCAACCTCCTTTGCCCATGCCTCACCGGCCTTGCACTGCTCATGGGTGGGCGGGAAAAAGATGCTGTAAGACAGTTCGATGGCCTTTTCGGGTGCCTCCGGCGCCGCGACCTGTTCCGGCGCCTGGGGTGCCGCTGCCTGATCCTGCCCCTGGCCGCAGGCGCATAAAAGAACCATCCCCAGCACCATAATCAAAAGACCATATGTCCATTTTTTCATGCCTTACCCCCTTTTTTCTAAGATGTCATGATAATGGAAAGCCGGCCAACAGCAACCCCGCCTGTCAACCGGCCTGCCCGTGCCCTTCATATCCCATGAGATACCCGGAAAAATCAAGAAAAATAAGCATTCGCAGGTGAAAATCAGCTCGTTTGGTCGCCTTTTCCCTTATCTCATCCGCTCAGGAGCAACTGGCGCCAACGCCGGGAAAAAACCGGCACCACAAACGCCCTGCATGAAACCAATAAAGAAATAGATATGCTGTTCTGAAATTCCCCACCCAGTGCAGTCAGGTGTTGTAAATCAAAGAAGTCTGGAAATCTTCGAGATTTATGATAATAATGAAGGGCATTCAGAACTTCAAACGGTACACGCTGAAAAATTTGCCAGTGCCCCTGGAAAGCAACTTGAATTAAAGGAGTCCTTTTTGAACGACGATTTCAACCATGACCATCAGGATCTGCTTTCCCAGATCGTTTCGGGCAGTCCGATTCCCACTTTTGTGATCGACCGGAATCACCGGGTGACCCACTTCAACAAGGCCTGCGAAGTGCTTACCGGGAGAAAGGCGGAAGAGATCATTGGAACCGACGGCCAGTGGCGGGCCTTTTATGCGGAAAAGCGCCCGGTGATGGCGGATATTGTTCTCGATGCCGCCATCGAAGATATCGCGGGGATGCTTGAAACCCATTACCAGGGGAAGTTCCGGGCCTCGTCGGTCAGGTCCGGGGCCTTTGAGGCCAGGGATTTTTTCCCGGCCCTGGGCGAGGACGGGAAATGGTTGTTTTTTACGGCAGCCCCCATCCGAAACGCGGACGGAGATGTTATCGGCGCCATAGAGACCCTTCAGGACATCACCCAGGAGAAGCGGGTGTCCCACCTGAACCGGTCCATGCTCCGGGTCAGCAAGGCCCTGCACCGGTATTCGTATCTGGATGACCTGTTGTCCTTTATCAGCCAGGAAATCAAAAAACTGCTGGGGGCGGAAGGGGCACTGGTGCTTTTACTGGACGCCGAAACCAACGAGTTGTACACCTCGGGACTGGCCTATGATGACCCGGACCGTGAAAAACGGATGAAAGAAGTCCGCTTTTCCCTGGATGAGGTGTTGGCCGGGCAGGTGATTCGAACCGGCGAGCCGGTGGTGATGCATGATGCCGAGGCTCTGCCCCAATACGCGGAGCGGGACAGAAAAATCGGATACACCACCCGGAGTCTCCTGGAAGTGCCCCTCGTGGTCGAGGACCGCACCATCGGTGTGCTTGCCGGTATCAACAAAAAAGAGGGGCGCTTCTCCGGGCAGGATATGGATGCCCTTGCCGCGCTGGCCGGTACCGTGGCCCTGGCCATTGAGAACACCCGGCATCAAGAGGGGCTCCGGGCCTTTTATCGTGAGGTGCAATCCCTGAACACGGCCAAGGGCAAGACGATCAACCACTTGTCCCATGAATTGAAAACCCCGGTGGCCATTCTGTCCCAGGCCCTGCCCCTGCTCGAAGACGAGCTTGCGGTTGTGCCCGAGGATAACTGGAAACCCTATGTGGAAATTATCGAGCGCCAGCTTAACCGCATCGTCGCAATCGAAAGCGAGGTGTCGGACATCATTACGGACAAAGAATACAAAGTTGCGGGGCTTTACAACGGCATGGTCCTTCAATGTGCCGACCTGCTTTCCGTTCTGGCCTTGAAACATCAGGGCAAAAAAGACATGGTGGACCAGATTACCACCCATATTCGGGAACTGTTTTCACCGAAAACCATGGTGGCCGCCACCATTGATCCCGGAACGTTTATCCAGGGCCGTCTCCGGGCGCTTGAACCCGGCTTTGCCCACCGGCAGGTGGATGTGCGTGTTCTTTTAGAGCCCACCCGGCCCATTCAGATTCCAGAGGTGATTTTTGAAAAAGTCATGGACGGCCTGATCCGAAACGCAATCGAAAACACACCTGATGAAGGCCGTGTGGATGTGGCCGTCTTTGAAAAAGGAGGGTTGGTTCAGGTCTCGGTGAAGGATTATGGGGTGGGCATTCGAAAAGACCATCAGGCCAGAATTTTCGAAGGCTTTTTCCCTACCCAGGACATTCTGGCTTACAGCACCCGGAAGCCTTTTGATTTCAACGCCGGCGGCAAAGGCGCCGATCTGCTCCGTATGAAGATTTTTTCCGAAACCTGCGGTTTCACCCTGGACATGGCGTCTACCCGGTGTGCTGTGCTGGATGCGCCCCGCCAGGAATGCCCGGGCCGGATATCTGCGTGCCCTTCCGCCACCGTAACCCGCCCCTGCCATGAATCAGGCGGAACCGAATTCATCCTCTTTTTCCACGGAGCCTGAGAAGCCGGGCACTGAAAGGAAAGCGGCCGGCGGAAAATTAATCATAAAGAATCGCGTCAAGAATAGCGAGAACCTCATTCAAAATATCTCCAGGAGCTTTCTCGATAAACTTGGCGTTTCGGGACTTATAATCAACCGACTTCATCTGGTCTGTCATAACATGTAAAAGTTAAGATATTCCCGGACAGTTTCCGCCGAGAATGAAACACCACCCCGGCCCATAAAGAGCCGGGGTTGGTCTCTACTCATGAGGCAAAAAAATAAAATCGCCTCCGGCATGCCCTGCTTTATGGATATTGGCATATTCTGGAATCTGATCCGCGTTCCAGCCAACCTGTTCCCGAATTTTCGTAAATAGCGTCGTACCGTCCAAAACCTCTTTGTTCTGCCAAAGCGTTTCGATAAAGGCTGAAGCGAAAACAGAATGATTCTCCTGGCCACCGCTGTCTAATACAGGCTCGAGCCCGCCTGAAGAAAGTACTACCCGTGCCTTTTTTTGAACGATGCGGGCTATATAATCGGGGGTTTTCTGGGTAATGTGCAAACCTCTGGTGAGCTTTCCCGAGTAGCAACTGTCTGCTACAACCAGAATATGTTTGGCTTGAATAGCACGGATTTCGGCTGTGACAGCACTATTAGAAACCC includes these proteins:
- a CDS encoding TRAP transporter substrate-binding protein → MKKWTYGLLIMVLGMVLLCACGQGQDQAAAPQAPEQVAAPEAPEKAIELSYSIFFPPTHEQCKAGEAWAKEVETRTGGAVKINIFPGGTLTKADACYDGVVSGISDLGMSCFAYTRGRFPVMEAVDLPLGYASGTVATRAADAFYRKMQPEELNDVKVLYIHAHGPGLLHAKKPVTSLEEMKGLKVRSTGLSAKVVEALGGVPVAMSQGATYEALQKGVVEGTFAPIETLKGWRQAEVIKHTTDCRDIGYTTAMFVVMNKDKWNALPEHIKQVFDAVSAQWVGVHGKVWDDVDVEGRNYTLELGNTITPLSDEENTRWVQAVEPVIHDYITQVNQKGVDGAAAVDQLRALIAGFNE
- a CDS encoding GAF domain-containing protein, translated to MNDDFNHDHQDLLSQIVSGSPIPTFVIDRNHRVTHFNKACEVLTGRKAEEIIGTDGQWRAFYAEKRPVMADIVLDAAIEDIAGMLETHYQGKFRASSVRSGAFEARDFFPALGEDGKWLFFTAAPIRNADGDVIGAIETLQDITQEKRVSHLNRSMLRVSKALHRYSYLDDLLSFISQEIKKLLGAEGALVLLLDAETNELYTSGLAYDDPDREKRMKEVRFSLDEVLAGQVIRTGEPVVMHDAEALPQYAERDRKIGYTTRSLLEVPLVVEDRTIGVLAGINKKEGRFSGQDMDALAALAGTVALAIENTRHQEGLRAFYREVQSLNTAKGKTINHLSHELKTPVAILSQALPLLEDELAVVPEDNWKPYVEIIERQLNRIVAIESEVSDIITDKEYKVAGLYNGMVLQCADLLSVLALKHQGKKDMVDQITTHIRELFSPKTMVAATIDPGTFIQGRLRALEPGFAHRQVDVRVLLEPTRPIQIPEVIFEKVMDGLIRNAIENTPDEGRVDVAVFEKGGLVQVSVKDYGVGIRKDHQARIFEGFFPTQDILAYSTRKPFDFNAGGKGADLLRMKIFSETCGFTLDMASTRCAVLDAPRQECPGRISACPSATVTRPCHESGGTEFILFFHGA